The stretch of DNA GCTCTTGAGGGCCGCTTCCAGCGCATTGGTGGCGATGGTCCAGTTTTCCTCGGAGCCGACAGACTTTTCCGGACGGGTCGAGAGATAGACTTCAAACTCGGTAAAGCCGAATGTGCCGAGGACGAAAAACGTAAAGTCCAGCACGCGACTGACTTCGCCCTCGATCTGATCGGGCCGACAAAACAAATGTGCGTCGTCTTGAGTAAAGCCACGGACACGTAACAGGCCGTGCAGCACGCCGGTCCGTTCATAACGGTAGACGGTGCCTAATTCCCCATACCGGATCGGCAAATCCCGATAACTGCGTAGATGGGATTTGTAGATCATGATATGGAAGGGGCAGTTCATCGGCTTGAGCTGATACTCGCTGTTCTCCACCTTCATCGACGCGAACATGTTTTCGCGGTAGTAGTCGACGTGACCGCTGGTCTTCCATAGGTCAAGCCTGGCGACGTGAGGTGAATACACTAGGTCGTAGCCGTCCTTGATATGTTGTTCCCGCCAGAAGTTTTCGATCAGCAACCGGATCAGCGAGCCCTTGGGGTGCCACAGCACCAGGCCGGGACCGATCTCGTCCTGAATCGAAATGAGGTCGAGTTCCTTGCCGAGCTTGCGATGGTCGCGGCGCTTGATCTCTTCTAACTTCGCGAGGTGGGCATCAAGCTCCTTTTTGGTCGGGAATGACGTGCCGTACACCCGTTGCAGCATCGGGTTCCGCTCGTCACCGCGCCAATAGGCGCCTCCGGTCGACAGCAGCTTCAAGGCGCCCACATACCCGGTCGTGGGAAGGTGTGGTCCGCGGCAGAGATCAACAAACTCTCCTTGGCGATACAGCGAAATAGGAGAGGCCTCGTCGAAACCGTTGATCAGCTCGACTTTATAGGCTTCTCCGCGTTCCTGAAAAAACTTGATGGCGTCCTGTTTGGACAGCTCGCTGCGAGTGACCGTCAGGCCACGTTTCGTAATCTCAATGGCACGCGCCTCGATTTTTTCCAGGTCTTCAGGCGTGAAGGGGCGATCGAAGGCAAAATCGTAATAGAACCCATCGTCGAGTGCCGGACCGATGGTGAGCTGTGCGGACGGAAATACTTCCTTCACGGCCTGCGCCATGATGTGGGTGCTGCTGTGACGATAGACCTCGCGCCCTTCCGCAGACTCAAAGGTCAACGGCTCAAGGGCAGCGTCCTGCGTTAATGGATGTGACAGATCCATAGCCTCGCCGTTGACCTTGGCGGCCAACACCTTGGCGTCGAGGCGTCCCCCTTCCGGGGTCAGGGCCTCGCGGACGGTGCATCCTGCTGGTACCTGTTTTCGAGTTCCGCCAGGAAGGGTAATGTGAATGAGCTGTGAGGCCACTCCGGTCAATCCTACAAAAAATACAACGCCGTGCCGACCGCCTTGCTGCCGGCAGTCGGAGCACGAACTGTGTGCGCGCACAAAAATGGTAGGCGCGGACGGTCTTGAACCGTCGACCTCTACCGTGTCAAGGTAGCGCTCTCCCCCTGAGCTACGCGCCTATCGCCCGGCGATGCTAATACAGCCTCACCAAGGGTGTCAAGGAAACCCTCTGGCAAGACAGGTTTTTCTCTCCCTGCTGGCAAGAACAGGTCGCCTCGCCGGTCACACGTCATCGGAGTGGACGGCGAGGTCTACTTGACCGCCGCTTTGAGTTCTTTGCCGGCCGAGAACTTGGGAATGCGGGCGGCAGGAATCTTCAGCGCTTCGCCGGTTCGCGGATTGCGCCCCATCCGTGCTTTCCGTTTTGAAATCGTAAACGTCCCGAAATTCACCAGCGTCACACGTTTCCCCTTCTTGAGCGACGTGGTCACTGCGCCGGTAAAGGCTTCGAGCGCCACCGTCGCGGCGACCTTGGTGATTCCGGCACTGTTCGCCATTTTTGCGATCAATTCTTCCTTGGTCATTGCTTCCCTCCGTTGGTAGTTGGCGACCGGTGGATGTATGGGCGTATGGATGCTACGCCTCTGGTGAGAGATTGATGCGTCTCATTTAGGTGGCGACGCTAACTTGCCCTGGCGCGCTTGACCGGAATATCCAGGTCGAGAATTTTCTTTCTCAACGTGTTGCGATTCAGGCCCAGCAACTCCGCAGCTTGGATCTGGTTCCCCTTGGTCTCCCGCAGGGTCAGCAAGATCAGCGGACGCTCCACGGCCGCGATCAGCATTGGATGGAGATTTCTTCCGGAGCCGTTCCGCATCCCTTTGACGAAATCTCCGACCTTATGTTCCAGAAAGGAATCCAAACACACCGGTTGCCCCGCTGCGCCACTGGAGAGCGGCAGATCTGTCTTGAGGGCTTTGGCTGCGTGTAGCGACGTCGCCGTTCGCTTCAGCACGGCTCGAGAGCCTACAACCAAGAGGGTGCGCCCAGGATCAATTCCGGAAAGCAGTTTCCCAAGGTCTGCGGCAGCTTGTGCCTTGGATTCCACGATGACCGCATCGTAGGCACGTTTGGCCATGTCTTTCGGGAGCGACAGCCCTTCACGGCCGATGGTGACCGCTTGCTCGCCGAACAGGTCCTTGTAGTGTGTCTGGATCTCGCTGTCCGTACTGAGTAAGAAAATACTAAATGTCGATGAACGCAGCGTCATGAAGGTACCGAGGAAGAAGAGGGCGGGATTATTGCTCAGCCTCTGGATGATGTCAATGATGAAAAGTGTGTTGTGAGCGCGTATTGGCGACAGGGGTGAACCTTTGGCGTGCAGGTGTGGAATTGGTGCTGGCTCTCATCGCCATGGTATCGCAGCCGAAGACGCTGCATCGGAGAACCACGGTTCTTCGATGCTTCAATGTGAAGCAGTCGTAGGGATGGCTGCCGCATTCAAAACAATCGTGATTCATGTTCAATAGGATAATGAGAGGCTGTGCAGCTGTCCTGGCTTGACAGGAAAGTTCCGCACAAGGTATAGAGATTCATGAATCCCCATCGGAATACTCGCAAATGAAGGTGAGCCTTCGAGCTACCTACGGAATTATTGCCGCCGTGGACCTTGCGCTCCACCATGCTGAGCAGCCGGTCTGCGCGAAGTCGATTGCTAAACGTCAGGCGATTCCGGCTCGGTTCCTGGAGCAGGTCCTTCATGCGATGAAAAAGGCCGGGGTTGTGATCAGTCAGCGAGGGGCTCAAGGCGGATATGTGTTAAGCCGCAAGCCCTCGGAGCTCTCCGTGGCGGACATTCTCGATGCCCTGGAAGGCCCGCTTTTGTCGGCTAACGGAGAGACCCGTCCGAAACATTCGTCATCGCGAGGAGCCAAGCAAGAGGCCCTGCTCGCTCATATCTGGGATCGTGTGAAACGGGCGGAATTGAGCGTGCTTTCAGAAGTCACGGTCGAAGAGTTGGCCAAGCGTCAGCGCGCCCTTGATGAGCAACACACGTTGATGTACCACATTTAAAGCAGCCTCGATTATGCATACGCACACTACTCTCCAACCGACGAGGTCATCATGATGACTCCCAATACAGTGGCTTTCCGTCCGGCGATTAAAGCGGAGCCTATTCCGGCCCATATCGCGGAAGAAATCGAAACGTTTGAAGCGGAGGCCGACCGTGTCCTGGGTGGAGACCTCTCCACCGACATCTTCAAGCCCTTCCGGCTCCAATATGGCATTTACGGCCAGCGGCAATCTGGCGTCCAGATGGTGCGGATCAAGATTCCGTTCGGCGGGCTGACGGCCAACCAGCTGCGCCAGGTCGCGGAGCTGGCCGATCGGTACGCGACCGGCGTGGGGCATGTCACGACACGGCAAGACATTCAACTGCACTTCGTGGAACTCAAGCACGTCCCTGAGATGATGCGTCTGATGGCCTCCGTGGGGCTGACCACGCGCGAAGCCTGCGCAAATACGGTGCGAAACGTCACGGCCTGTCATTTAGCGGGCGTGTGCCAGGGAGAGGTCTTCGATGTGACGCCGTACGCGAAGACGGTGGCCTATCACCTCTTGCGCAATCCGCTGAATCAGAGTCTCCCGCGGAAGTTCAAGATCGCGCTATCGGGGTGCCGACAGGATTGCGCACTCACGCCCATTCACGACATTGGTTTGCTGGCGGCGAAGCGGGCCGACGGGACCCTCGGATTCCGGATGGTGGCAGGCGGTGGATTAGGATCGACGCCGCGCATGGCCCAAGTGCTCAGAGAATTTACCTCCATGGACGAATTGCTTCCGACCATCGAGGCCGTGATCAAGGTATTCGACACACTCGGAAACCGTAAGAACCGCAATAAGGCGCGTATGAAGTTCGTCATCGAAAAGCTCGGGTTCGACGAATTCAAGCGCCGCTGGGAAGCGGCCTATGCGGCCATGGGATATGCCGTGCCAACGCACGAGCCGATCAAGTTGCTGGATTATGCCGATGTGCCGCCGTTGATCATGCCGACGAAGGTCGGCGTCACGTCCAGCGGTCATGGGAACGGCAACGGGAGCGGCAATGGCGCGGTGTCACTCAATGGCCAAGCCTCCGCGTTCCAGGCCTGGAAGCGCACCAATGTGGTGCCGCAGCGGCAGGCAGGTTTTGTGACGGCGGCCATCAAGTTGCCGATGGGCGATCTGACGGGCGACCAAATGTGGGTGGTTGCGGATGTGGCCGAACGGTATTCAAACGGCAACATCCGGACGACGATCAATCAGAACATGGTCATCCGGTGGATTCCCGAAGGGCGGCTGGAGGAGTTCTACCAGGAGCTTGTGACCCACAGCTTGGGCGATCCCGGCGCGGAACTCGTCGAAGACATCATCGCCTGCCCGGGGACCGATACCTGCGGATTAGGAATTACCTCGTCCAAGGGCATGGCCAGGGCGTTGGCGGAAGTGTTTCCCGCCGGCCAGGTTCCAGAAGATCTGAGGGATGTGAGCGTCAAGATCAGCGGCTGCCATAATTCTTGCGCCCAGCATCATATCGCCACCATCGGGTTGCATGGGGTGGGCAAGCGTCTTGGCGAACATACGGCTCCGCATTATGAGTTGCATCTCGGCGGGCATGTGGACGGCACGCCGAAGATCGGACAACTGGTGGTCAAGTTGCCGGCGAAGAGTGTTCCGGCGGCAGTGCGGCATCTGGTGGACGTGTACCGTCGGGACCGGAAGGCGGGCGAGAGTCTTCAGTCGTTCATCACGCGTGTCGGGAAGAATGTGCTCAAAGACGAACTCATTCCCTACACGATCGTGCCGCCCCATGAGCAGGATTCGACCTATTACTACGATTGGGAAGGTGAGGCCGAATTCGTGCTGGAGGATCTGGGGCCCGGTGAGTGCGCGGGTGGTGCCTTGGAGATGATCGACGACCGGATGTTAGAGGCCGATCAGGAGCTCTATCAGGCGAAGTTGCTGGTCGAGAAGCATCAATATGCCTTGTCGGTGAATAAGTCGTACCGGGCTGTGTTGGCTGCGGCGAAGGGGCTTTTGGTCACGGAAGGGATCGATCCGGCGACGGATGCGGAAACGTTCCAGGAGTTCGATCTGCGGTTGGCCAGCAAAGGTATCGTCCCGGCGACGTACAAGAATCTTGGCGCCCAAGTCGGCGATCTCGGTTCCAAGGACGCAACTGCCGAGGCGGCGACGGAGAAGATGGCCTTCGCCAAGCGGTTTCTCGCTGTCTGTCGGGCGGCCACGGAACAAATGGGTAAAGATCTGAAGTTGTCCCAGGTGAAAGAAGAAGCCGTGCCCGCTGCAGCTCCTGTTGCGGCGCCTGCTTCGCCTGCACCTGTGGCCGCGGCTCAGGCACCGGTGTACGATCTGCGTGGCGTGGCCTGCCCGATGAATTACGTGAAGACGAAACTGAAAATGGAAATGATGGACAACGGCGAGCAGCTGGAAGTCTGGCTCGACGCTGGAGAGCCCATTCGCAATGTGCCG from Nitrospira sp. encodes:
- the thrS gene encoding threonine--tRNA ligase is translated as MASQLIHITLPGGTRKQVPAGCTVREALTPEGGRLDAKVLAAKVNGEAMDLSHPLTQDAALEPLTFESAEGREVYRHSSTHIMAQAVKEVFPSAQLTIGPALDDGFYYDFAFDRPFTPEDLEKIEARAIEITKRGLTVTRSELSKQDAIKFFQERGEAYKVELINGFDEASPISLYRQGEFVDLCRGPHLPTTGYVGALKLLSTGGAYWRGDERNPMLQRVYGTSFPTKKELDAHLAKLEEIKRRDHRKLGKELDLISIQDEIGPGLVLWHPKGSLIRLLIENFWREQHIKDGYDLVYSPHVARLDLWKTSGHVDYYRENMFASMKVENSEYQLKPMNCPFHIMIYKSHLRSYRDLPIRYGELGTVYRYERTGVLHGLLRVRGFTQDDAHLFCRPDQIEGEVSRVLDFTFFVLGTFGFTEFEVYLSTRPEKSVGSEENWTIATNALEAALKSRGVAYEVDPGEGVFYGPKIDIKIKDVLGRSWQCSTVQVDFNNPERFDLAYTGEDGKAHQPIMIHRALMGSIERFFGILIEHYAGAFPTWLAPVQAVVLTITDNQQEFAAKIVSTLKTHGFRVEADLRNEKIGFKIREAEKNKIPYMLVVGDKEVQSGMVAVRGRSGANHGSMPIEAFLELLRTDANQTLREPVTHSQTR
- a CDS encoding HU family DNA-binding protein; translation: MHPPVANYQRREAMTKEELIAKMANSAGITKVAATVALEAFTGAVTTSLKKGKRVTLVNFGTFTISKRKARMGRNPRTGEALKIPAARIPKFSAGKELKAAVK
- a CDS encoding helix-turn-helix domain-containing protein; the encoded protein is MTLRSSTFSIFLLSTDSEIQTHYKDLFGEQAVTIGREGLSLPKDMAKRAYDAVIVESKAQAAADLGKLLSGIDPGRTLLVVGSRAVLKRTATSLHAAKALKTDLPLSSGAAGQPVCLDSFLEHKVGDFVKGMRNGSGRNLHPMLIAAVERPLILLTLRETKGNQIQAAELLGLNRNTLRKKILDLDIPVKRARAS
- a CDS encoding Rrf2 family transcriptional regulator, giving the protein MKVSLRATYGIIAAVDLALHHAEQPVCAKSIAKRQAIPARFLEQVLHAMKKAGVVISQRGAQGGYVLSRKPSELSVADILDALEGPLLSANGETRPKHSSSRGAKQEALLAHIWDRVKRAELSVLSEVTVEELAKRQRALDEQHTLMYHI
- a CDS encoding sulfurtransferase TusA family protein translates to MMTPNTVAFRPAIKAEPIPAHIAEEIETFEAEADRVLGGDLSTDIFKPFRLQYGIYGQRQSGVQMVRIKIPFGGLTANQLRQVAELADRYATGVGHVTTRQDIQLHFVELKHVPEMMRLMASVGLTTREACANTVRNVTACHLAGVCQGEVFDVTPYAKTVAYHLLRNPLNQSLPRKFKIALSGCRQDCALTPIHDIGLLAAKRADGTLGFRMVAGGGLGSTPRMAQVLREFTSMDELLPTIEAVIKVFDTLGNRKNRNKARMKFVIEKLGFDEFKRRWEAAYAAMGYAVPTHEPIKLLDYADVPPLIMPTKVGVTSSGHGNGNGSGNGAVSLNGQASAFQAWKRTNVVPQRQAGFVTAAIKLPMGDLTGDQMWVVADVAERYSNGNIRTTINQNMVIRWIPEGRLEEFYQELVTHSLGDPGAELVEDIIACPGTDTCGLGITSSKGMARALAEVFPAGQVPEDLRDVSVKISGCHNSCAQHHIATIGLHGVGKRLGEHTAPHYELHLGGHVDGTPKIGQLVVKLPAKSVPAAVRHLVDVYRRDRKAGESLQSFITRVGKNVLKDELIPYTIVPPHEQDSTYYYDWEGEAEFVLEDLGPGECAGGALEMIDDRMLEADQELYQAKLLVEKHQYALSVNKSYRAVLAAAKGLLVTEGIDPATDAETFQEFDLRLASKGIVPATYKNLGAQVGDLGSKDATAEAATEKMAFAKRFLAVCRAATEQMGKDLKLSQVKEEAVPAAAPVAAPASPAPVAAAQAPVYDLRGVACPMNYVKTKLKMEMMDNGEQLEVWLDAGEPIRNVPMSLRNDGHKILAEGPLEPEAKHFKILVEKVEG